In one Dreissena polymorpha isolate Duluth1 chromosome 7, UMN_Dpol_1.0, whole genome shotgun sequence genomic region, the following are encoded:
- the LOC127839664 gene encoding probable replication factor C subunit 1: MSKGEKRPGGEKTMEPKKDTLPFGWVVKQSKSYPDRVYYFNINSGASTWEFPDLIQPYLDNKGKSQPLPALSATALNSPDPSSLSEASQNQPQHSRSNIEAASPMAKELQQTPTSSKKSRIRSNTFEPDSRSLVSRFKDSVPQNSARKFIPSDRETPCTVTSHTSPMSAVSKSPTQSPSVKTLPINYNQTRRFGSIQAKRDSLKMLASSNSLKTHSSGGIISLKADGVCKKIVKVSEESFREDSLAQLNSSGSKIDDKSKQDICIAKGTWKSVPKSKLDIVDLTKSENTKCTNEKLGPQTQKEVKSLQKSSPKCGSGKAQDGKKRKQLHPYSSSSITADKKSLDKQNSVAADRDIKKPISPVKMPESYQHYQNKIVTKSPLKVSESKASSSYLGSTKITGKRSLETVEESLPSLAKSGLVLPASKRLKTCPSRLQDSEQTQENRIGDSRKVIRPQYKTPTEAKKVSVKYNQLVTLPTETGHTKTCVDLEVNTSVKSESRESEDKIKLTGTGFGFDFDKGTSDFVNDDRNNNTEYRLFIGNKEKLLGIQSWINNIEENTDWSDSSSREDLPRDTCSASCNQSTESGYISIAQTPTPSQRRGWPGQAKAIDWKSREIVAMDIDACLFPSNTQRNTEHGNQINTKNGTQINTEDGNHMEAMEIDYVLTELRTLMKSQTLQHVESFGPENFRDQTSQGDTEQTKLVVVLDTNVLISNLSMVDDMKDMEIPVFGKPCLYVPWIVLVELDRLKGTMSNIQPTKV, from the exons ATGTCCAAGGGGGAGAAAAGACCAGGGGGAGAAAAGACC ATGGAACCTAAGAAAGACACACTGCCCTTTGGCTGGGTAGTGAAACAGTCCAAATCCTACCCTGACCGAGTCTACTACTTCAATATCAACTCAGGAGCAAGTACTTGGGAATTCCCTGATCTCATTCAGCCTTATTTG GACAATAAGGGAAAATCTCAGCCACTGCCAGCCTTGTCTGCAACTGCCCTGAATTCCCCAGACCCTTCTTCATTGTCGGAAGCATCTCAGAACCAGCCTCAACACTCAAGAAGCAACATTGAAGCAGCTTCCCCTATGGCAAAAGAGTTACAGCAAACTCCAACGTCTTCCAAAAAGTCTCGCATTAGGTCAAACACTTTTGAGCCGGATTCACGTTCCCTGGTTTCCAGGTTCAAGGATTCTGTTCCGCAGAATTCTGCAAGAAAGTTCATTCCCTCTGATAGAGAGACACCATGCACTGTAACATCACACACATCTCCCATGTCAGCTGTGTCAAAATCTCCGACCCAGTCACCCAGCGTGAAAACTCTTCCCATTAATTATAATCAGACCAGAAGGTTTGGTTCAATACAGGCAAAAAGAGATTCGCTTAAAATGTTGGCATCCTCAAACAGTTTGAAAACTCATAGCTCAGGTGGAATTATTTCATTGAAAGCAGATGGTGTTTGTAAGAAAATTGTAAAAGTCAGTGAAGAGAGCTTCAGGGAAGATTCCCTGGCACAGTTGAATTCTAGTGGCTCCAAAATTGATGACAAAAGTAAACAAGACATTTGTATAGCAAAAGGAACATGGAAAAGTGTTCCAAAATCTAAGCTAGACATTGTTGATTTAACTAAATCAGAGAATACAAAGTGCACAAATGAAAAATTGGGACCTCAAACACAAAAGGAAGTGAAATCCTTACAAAAGTCTTCACCAAAATGTGGGAGTGGCAAAGCCCAGGATGGAAAGAAAAGGAAACAACTGCACCCTTATTCTTCTTCTTCCATTACAGCTGATAAAAAGAGTCTTGATAAACAAAATTCAGTTGCTGCTGATAGAGACATTAAAAAACCTATTTCACCAGTTAAGATGCCAGAATCTTATCAGCATTATCAGAACAAAATTGTAACAAAGTCTCCTTTAAAAGTATCAGAATCAAAAGCAAGCAGTTCTTATTTGGGCAGTACAAAGATCACAGGTAAAAGGTCGTTGGAGACCGTTGAGGAATCTTTGCCATCACTGGCAAAATCAGGATTGGTTTTGCCTGCTTCTAAACGATTAAAAACATGCCCATCCCGTCTTCAAGATTCGGAACAGACTCAGGAAAATAGAATCGGTGACAGTCGGAAGGTTATTCGGCCCCAATACAAAACCCCAACTGAGGCTAAAAAGGTCTCTGTTAAGTACAATCAGTTAGTTACTTTACCTACGGAAACTGGACATACTAAAACCTGTGTTGATCTTGAAGTCAATACAAGTGTGAAATCAGAAAGTCGAGAATCAGAGGACAAAATAAAGTTAACAGGAACTGGCTTCGGTTTTGACTTTGATAAGGGGACCTCTGATTTTGTAAATGATGATAGGAATAACAACACTGAGTATAGGTTGTTTATTGGCAACAAAGAGAAGTTACTTGGCATTCAGTCGTGGATCAACAACATTGAGGAAAACACTGACTGGTCAGACAGCTCCTCCCGGGAAGACCTTCCTCGG GATACATGCTCAGCCAGCTGTAACCAGTCCACAGAAAGTGGTTATATCTCCATTGCACAAACACCTACACCCAGCCAGAGACGAG GATGGCCTGGGCAGGCAAAAGCGATAGACTGGAAGTCTCGAGAGATCGTTGCCATGGATATTGATGCCTGCCTGTTTCCCAGCAATACTCAACGAAATACAGAGCACGGGAaccaaataaatacaaaaaacggAACCCAGATAAATACAGAGGACGGGAACCATATGGAGGCCATGGAGATTGACTATGTTTTGACGGAGCTAAGAACACTCATGAAGTCACAGACGCTGCAACATGTTGAGAGTTTTGGTCCAGAAAACTTCCGAGATCAAACATCCCAAGGGGACACAGAACAAACAAAG CTGGTCGTGGTTCTGGATACAAATGTGTTGATCAGCAATCTCAGCATGGTGGATGATATGAAAGATATGGAAATTCCAG tGTTTGGGAAGCCATGTCTGTATGTACCCTGGATAGTGTTAGTTGAACTGGATCGACTGAAAGGCACCATGAGTAACATACAGCCAACAAAGGTATAA